In Labrys monachus, the genomic stretch GTGCGAGGACCAAAGGCTCCGCTCCCACCGCTCGTACCGCGTCGGCGGTTACAGCCAGCGCTTCTGCGCTGCGTGCCACCACCACCACGGCACCGAAGTCTCGGGCCAGGCGGATGGCCGTTGCGCGTCCGATCCCTCGGCTCGCGCCCGTGACGATGGCGACGCGGCTCATGACCGGCGCGCCTCGGCAACGGCCCGCGTATCGATATACTGGCGGAAGCGGGCGATCTTGCCGTCCCCGACAGTCCAGACGTGAGCATAGCGGGCGTCGGCTTTCTTGCCCGTCATGGCATGGACGCCGGTGAACTCGCCGAGCGACACCACGGTGTCGCCTTCGGTGATGAACTCCGTCGGGACGAAAGCGAAGCTCGACCACTCCGCCATCAGCGGCTTGAACAGGTCCTCAGCCACGCGCTCGGGGCCGCGGCCGTTGACCTGATAGTGCCACATCGTGATCCACTCGATGTCGGGCGCCATCAGGCCCAAGGCTCCGCGAGCGTCGCCGGACGCGAGCTTGTCGTAGAAGCTGCGAATGATTTCGGTGGGCGTGTTCATTGTCGGTCTCCTTCAGGGGTGATGGCGGGCGGGCGACCGCCCGGGGCAAACAGAGAAATCCGGGCGCCGCCGGCGCCCGGACAGGGCATCAGCCGATATGCCTGGCGAGAAACGCGCGCATCGCCGCGCCGATCTCGTGCGCATGGGTCTCCAGCGCGAAGTGGCCGCTCTCGACGAAACGGATTTCGGCCGAGGGCACGTCCCGCTTGAACGCCTCCGCGCCGGGCGGAATGAAGAACGGGTCGTTCTTGCCCCACATGGCCAGGACAGGCGGCTGATGCCGGCGCAGATAGGCCTGGATCGTGTCGTAGAGCGCGACATTCGATTGGTAGTCGAGCAGGAGGTCGAGCTGGATCTCGTCATTGCCCGGCCGCGCCAGATAGAAGTCGTCGAGATTGCGCCCGTCGGGCGAGACCAGGCTGGGATCGGCGACGCCATGCGTGTACTGGAACAGCGTCGTCTGCGGCGTCAGGAAGCCGCGCAGCGCGTCGCGATTGGCCTGCGTCGGCGCCTTCCAGTAGGCCTGAACCGGCGCGAAGGCATCCGAGACGCCCTCAAGATAGGTGTTGCCGTTCTGGGTGACGATGGCGCTGATCCACTCGGGATGCTTCACTGCCAGGCGGAAGCCGACCGGCGCGCCATAGTCGAAGACGTAGAGCGCAAACTTGCCGAGGCAGAGGACTTCGGTGAAACGGCCGACCACGTTGGCGATGTTCTCGAAGGTGTAGGCGAACCGGTCCCGCGCCGGCTGCTCGGTCATGCCGAAGCCCGGAAGGTCGGGCGCCACCACATGGTAGCGGTCGGCCAGCTGCGGGATCAGGTCGCGGAACATATGGCTTGCGCTGGGGAAGCCGTGAAGCAGAAGCACGACGGGTCGCGCGGGATCACCGGCCTCGCGGTAGAAGACTTCGAGGCCGTCGACATCGGCGGTCTTGAAATGAACGGACATGGCAGGTCTCCTGGGTTGAGGGCGTGGGAAAGGGTTCGCCGACGCGCGCAGACGCGCCTTCGTTGCTGTGCTTGAACTGCAGCGGATCAGGCGGCTCTGCGGGCGCTTATGCGCGGGAAGTCGATGTCGGTCTTCAGCGCTTCGTTGATGATGTTTGCGAATACATTGATGGCGACGGTGGCGATGACCTCGACGATATCCGCGTCGGAGTAGCCGGCTCGCTTCATCGCCTCGACGTCCGCTTCGCCGACCTGCCCCCGTTCGCGGGCGAGCCTTGCGGCGAAGCGGACCGCCGCATCCGCCTTGATGTCATTCGACGCGCCATTCCGATTGGCCGTGATCTCCGCGTCATCGAGTATCGCGGCCTTGCGGACGCGGTAGGTCTGCGCCGACAGGCAATAGTCGCTGCCGTTCGCCTCGGCGACGGCCAGCGCGACGCGCTCGCGGGTAAGCCGGTCCACGCCGCCCTTGTCGAGCGCATTGCAGAAGCCGAGAAAGGCCTCCAGCGCCGCAGGGCTGTTCGCGATGATGCGGTACATGTTCGGCACGGCGCCGAGCCGGCTCCTCACGCCGGCGAGCAGCGCCTGCGATTCGGCAGATACGTGCTCGACGGCGGGGACCGGAATTCGTGACATGGGCCTTCGCTCCTGGTCGGCTGAGCCGCGATCGGCTGCTGCACAAAGGGATATTGCCTTCCGCAAAGCGGCAGTAGGCGTTATCGCTGGAAGTCAGACTTCCATAATATGAGAGGCGGGATGGATCGGTTTGAGGCGATGCGCACGCTGGTGGCCGCGGTCGACGGCGGCAGCCTCTCCGCCGCGTCGCGAACCTTGGCGGTGCCGCTGCCGACGGTGAGCCGCCGGGTGTCCGACCTCGAAGCCCATCTGGGATCGCAATTGGTGGTGCGCACCAGCCGCAGGCTCCTGCTGACCGAAGCCGGCGCGGCTTTCGTCGCATCGTCGCGTCGCGTGCTGGAGGAACTGGCCGAGGCGGAGCGGGCGGCGTCGGGAGAATATCGCGCGCCGCGTGGCGAAGTCCTGGTTACGGCGCCAATCGCGTTCGGCGTGCTGAACGTGGCGCCGGTCGTTCACGACTTCCTTGCGGCCTATCCGGAGGTCACCGTGCGGCTCGTCCTGTCCGACGGGGTCATCGATCTCATCGAGAACCACATCGACGTCGCGGTGAGGATTGGACGGTTGCCGGACAGCGCTTTGCTCGCGCGGCGTGTCGGCGAGGTCCGATGGGTGGTATGCGCCAGCTCGGACTATCTCCGCCGGCGGGGCGAGCCGCGGGCGCTCGCCGACCTCCAAGGTCATGACTTCATCGCGCTCGAAGGGCTGCAACGCTATCGCGACTGGAGTTTTGCGAGCGAAGGGACAATCCACCAGCTCGCGGTCACCCCCCGCTTTTCGGTCAACACGGCGGAAGGGGTGATCGGCGGGGCCGTGGCCGGTCTCGGAATCGCGCGTGTGATGTCGTATCAGGCAGCGGCAGGCATCCGCGATGGAACGCTGGTGCCCCTCTTATCCGACTGGGCGCCGCCGCCCTTTCCCGTGCACCTCGTGCATGCCGCACAGCAGCAGCAGCCGCTGAAGCTGCGCGCCTTCCTGGATTTCGTCGCGCCACGGCTCCAGGAGAGACTGCGCATCATCGCGGAGCAGACGCCGCATGCCAATGCTGTACGGCGATCCTGAACGCTGTCTCGATACGGGAAGGTCCAACACCCTGGAGCAGCAAGAGGGGCGGCCGATCAGACAGCACCCAAACGAGCCCCAAACGCAAAAACGGCCCCGAAGGACCGTTTTTTGGCTTCAACCCCTCTTTCGAAGGATTGGAGCGGGAGAAGGGATTCGAACCCTCGACCCCAACCTTGGCAAGGTTGTGCTCTACCCCTGAGCTACTCCCGCATCACATCGTCCGATGCGTGTCGGCAGCGCCGACGGCCGCTCCTATGCCAAACGCAGCCGCGGATTGCAACAGGCAAATGGCAGAAATTTTACGGGACGGCCTTTCATCCCCGTCGCTGTTTGCAATCGTTGGGTGACGCGGCAGCGGTTTCGTGGCAAAAGCGCGCCAAATCTCCATGCTGCCGGCGCGTTTCGGCTTTTAGAACGGTTTCGCCTTGAACGACCTTTCCCATGCCTCCACGTCCAGCCCCCTCGCACGCGAGGTGGAGCGCCGGCGCACCTTCGCCATCATCTCCCATCCGGATGCGGGCAAGACGACACTGACGGAGAAGCTGCTGCTGTTCGGCGGCGCGATCCAGCTCGCCGGCCAGGTCAAGGCCAAGGCGGACCGGCGCAACACGCGTTCGGACTGGATGTCGATCGAGCGCGAGCGCGGCATTTCGGTCGTCACCTCGGTGATGACGTTCGAATATCAGGGCCTCGTCTTCAACCTGCTCGACACGCCGGGCCATGAGGACTTCTCCGAGGACACCTACCGCACGCTGACGGCCGTCGATTCGGCCGTCATGGTGATCGACGCCGCCAAGGGCATCGAGGCGCGGACGCGCAAGCTGTTCGAGGTCTGCCGCCTGCGGGACATTCCGATCGTCACCTTCATCAACAAGATGGACCGCGAGGGCCGCGACCCCTTCGATCTCCTCGACGAGATCGAGAAGACCCTGGCGCTCTCCACCGTGCCGATGACCTGGCCGCTCGGGCGCGGGCGCGATTTCGCCGGCACCTATGATCTGCAGGCCGGCCATGTCCGCCTGCTCGACCGCGACACCGCGCCGATTCCGGTCACGGCCGGCGACAGCGCCGCGCTCGCCGCCGCGGTGCCCTCGATCGATGCCGATACGGCGGCGGAGGAGATCGCGCTGGTGCGCGAGGCCTGCGGCGAATTCGATCTCGCCGCCTTCCGCGAAGGCCATATGACGCCGGTGTTCTTCGGCTCGGCGATCAAGAATTTCGGCGTCGGCGACCTGCTGAAGGGGCTGGGCGACTATGCTCCGCCGCCGCGCGACCAGGCCGCAGCCACCCGCATGGTGGCCGCGACCGAGGACAACCTCTCCGCCTTCGTCTTCAAGATCCAGGCGAACATGGATCCCAACCACCGCGACCGCATCGCCTTCGTGCGCCTGTGCTCGGGCAAGCTGACGCGCGGCATGAAGGTGAAGCAGGTGCGGACGGGCAAGTCGATGAGCCTGAACGCCCCGCAATTCTTCTTCGCGCAGGACCGCGCGCTGGCCGAGGAAGCCTATGCCGGCGACGTCGTCGGCATTCCCAACCACGGCGCGCTGCGCATCGGCGACACGCTGACCGAGCGCGAGGACATCGCCTTCCTCGGCGTGCCCAGCTTCGCGCCGGAAATCCTGCGCCGCGTGCGCCTGCCCGACGCGATGAAGGCCAAGAAGCTCAGGGATGCGCTGCAGGACCTGGCGGAGGAAGGCGTGGTGCAGGTGTTCCGGCCGCGCGACGGCTCGCCGGCGCTGGTCGGCGTCGTCGGCGCGCTGCAGCTCGACGTGCTGCAGAACCGGCTCGAGGCCGAATATGGCCTGGAGATCCGCTTCGAGCCTTCGGAATTCGCGTTGGCACGCTGGATTTCGGCGCCGACCAAGCAGGAACTCGAGAGCTTCGTGACCTCGCACAGCTTCTCGATCGCCGAGGATCTCGACGGCGATCCCGTGTTCATGGCGAAATCGGCCTTCGACCTGCGCTACCAGGGCGAGCGCTCGCCGGCGATCGTCTTCGCCGACATCAAGGATGTGAAGAAGCCGAAATAGGCCCGGTCCGTCCTATATCGGCAGTTCGACGCGGACCCGGCCGGTCTTGCCGGACTGGATGATCTCGAACCCGACGTCGACGGCCTGGACCTGATTGGTCGTTGTCATTTCCGGTTCGATGTCCTGCACCGTGATTCCCGGCACGCAGCGCAGGATCGCGTCTCGCGCCGCCTCGATCACCTCGCTGCGGTCAAAGCCGGAACGCGAGCGGCTGCGGCCATCGGCCACTTCGAGAATGGGAAAACCGTAGTCGGGCTCGGACTCTTTTTCGCCCGGGCGCGTCAGCAGGAGGACGCGGATGGCCTCGTCGGCTGCAGGAATATCCTCGATAATCGCGGCGTCGGGCTGGGTCGGATCGATATCCTTCAAGGCAACTTCCCTCCGCGGACGGGGTCGACACGCCGCGGCGCGACTCTCGCCGTTCTCGCCTCCCGCCGCAAGGGGGCTATCGCGCTGAGCTGCGCGATAGCGATCGGCCGACGACAGGCATGAAAGGCCCGCCGCGGCTGCGGGTCAGACCGTCTCGGGGGTGAGGGCCGGATAGTCCGTGTAGCCTTCCGTGCCCTTGGCGTAGAAGGTGGCGGCGTTCCAGGCGTTAAGTTCGGCCCTCTCGGCGAAGCGCCGCGGCAGGTCCGGATTGGCGATGAAGAGCTTGCCGAAGGCAACGGCGTCCGCCCCGCCGCTTTCCACCAGCTGCTCGGCGCTTTCGAGGGTGAACTTCTCGTTGGCGATGAACGCGCCGCCGAACGCCTTGCGGATCAGGGGGGAAATCGCCGGCTTGTCGGTCGATTCGCGGGTGCAGATGAAGGCGAGCTTGCGGGCGTCCAGCTCCCTCGCCACATAGGTGAACAGGGCCGGCGCATCCGAATCGCCCATGCTATGGCTATCGCCGCGCGGCGCCAGATGCATGCCGACGCGGTCGGCGCCCCAGACCGACACCACCGCGTCTGTCGCTTCCATCATCAGGCGGGCGCGATTCTCGATCGAGCCGCCATAGTCGTCGGTGCGCCGGTTGGTCGAGTCCTGCAGGAACTGGTCGAGCAGATAGCCGTTGGCGCCGTGCAGCTCGACGCCGTCGAAGCCGGCCTCCAGCGCGTTGGCGGCGCCGAGGCGATAGGCCTCGACGATGCCGGGAAGTTCCTCGCGGTCGAGCGCCCGCGGCGTCACATAGGGCTTCTCCGGCCGGATGAGGCTGACATGGCCGGCGGCCGCGATGGCGCTCGGCGCCACCGGCAGCGCCCCGCCGAGATAGACCGGGTCGGAAATGCGGCCGACATGCCACAGCTGCAGCGCGATGCGGCCGCCGGCGTCGTGAACGGCCCGGGTGATGGCCTTCCAGCCCTCGACCTGCTCCCTGGACCAGATGCCGGGCGTGTCGGGATAGCCGACGCCCATCGGCGTCACGGAGGTCGCCTCGGTGATGATGAGGCCGGCGGAGGCACGCTGTACGTAATAGTCGCGCATCAGTGCGTTGGGGACGCGTCCTTCGCTGGCGCGCGTGCGCGTCAGCGGGGCCATGATGATACGGTTGGGAAGATCGAGCGCACCGATCCGGATCGGATCCTGCAGGGTCGGCATCGGAAAAACCTCATCTTTGTTCAATCGATCGGAGTTCGCGCCACGGCATCGTTTGCCATTCCGCCACATTTGCGGTTCTGATGCCCTGACACTCAATTCTCAAAGTTCGATGGAAATCGAATATAGGCAAGCGGGCGCATGAAGCAACACCCTCACCCCGACGTGAAGGAGATCCACCTGATCGGCGTGCTCGCCGCCCTGGGCGATCCCGTGCGTCTCAATATCGTCGCCACCCTGATCCGGGAAGGCGAGAAGGGGTCGACCGAATTCGACTGCAACATCGCCAATTCGACCTTGAGCCATCACATCAAGCAATTGCGGGAAGCCGGCCTCGTCGTCCACCGCAAGGAGGGCACGCGCTGCTTCGTGGCGCTGCGCCCGGAAATCGAGGAGAAATTCCCGGGATTGCTGCAATCCGTCCTGCAATTCGCGGAGTAGCACCCCGGTCACGCCGCGAACCGCGCCCGATAGGCCGCCGGGCTGACACCGACCCGCCGCCGGAAATGATGCCGCATCGTCTCCACGGTGCCGAAGCCGCAGGCCAAGGCGATATCCGCCACCGTCGCGCCGCCGTTCCGCTCCAGCTGCTCGCGCGCCAGGCCGACGCGTTCGGCCACCAGCCATTCGCCGGGCGGCAGTCCGGTCGCCTCCTCGAAGCGGCGCTGCAAGGTCCTGGCGCTCATGCCGGAGCGGGCGGCGATCGTCTCGATGCTGTGCGGGGCGGCGAGATTGGCCCGCAGCCAGTCGATCAGCGGCCCGAGGCGCGTCCCTGCCCGCTCGCGCGGCATCGGCCGTTCGATGAACTGGGCCTGGCCGCCCTCCCGGTGCGGCGGCACCACCAGGCGCCTGGCCACCGAATTGGCGGCGTCGGGGCCGAAGTCCCGCCTGACCACATGCAGGCACAGATCGATCCCGGCGGCGCTGCCGGCCGCCGTCAGCACATCCCCCTCGTCGACATAGAGCCGCGCCGGATCGAGGTCTATCGCCGGATAGCGGGCACGGATCGCCTCGGCATAGCGCCAATGGGTGGTCGCCCGCCGGCCGTCGAGAAACCCCGCCGCCGCCAGGACGGCGATGCCGGAGCACAGCGACAGGATGCGGGCACCGCTGGCATGCGCCTGCCGCAGAGCCGCGACCAGGTCGGGCGGCACCGGCGCATCGATGCCGCGCCAGCCCGGCGCGACGATCAGGTCCGCCCCGGCCAGCCTGTCGAGGCCGGCATCGACCACCACCGTCAGTCCGCCGGCGGCATGCAGCGGCCCGGCTTCGATCGCGCAGGCGACGTAGCCGTACCAGCCCGGCCCCATCTCGGGGCGCGGCAGGCCGAAAACCTCATAGGCCACCCCGAACTCGAAAGTGCAGAGCCCGTCATAGGCGAGGACCGCAACGAGCGGGCCGGTCGTGGAAGCGGTGTCTGGCATGATCTTGACGGAGATTGGCATTCCCGCCACTTCCGCGCAAGGGGCGCGTCGGCATAGTGGCACCCGTCCGGAAGCGCCGCGATATCCGCGGACGCCGCAGCCCCATGGGAGAGAGCCATGCCGAGTGCCGTCGCCGAGTTCGAAGCCGCACCGCCCGAGGAGGTCGCGGCCCATTACGCCCGCCGCCTCGCCTTCGAGACCGATTGCGCCGACGTGCACGGAGCGCTGCGCGGCGCTGCCGACGATTTCGTGCTGCTCGACGTGCGCGGGCCGAAGCTCTACGAGAGGGGGCATGTCCCCGGCGCGATCAACCTGCCTCACGGCAAGATGACGGCCTCGAAGATGGAAAACTGGCCGCAGGACACGCTCTTCGTCGTCTATTGCGCCGGCCCGCATTGCAACGGCACCGACAGGGCGGCTTTGCGGCTCGCCCGTCTCGGGCGCCGCGTCAAGGTGATGATCGGCGGCATGACGGGCTGGGCCGATGAGGGGTTCCCCCTTATGGTGGGGCCGGCGGCGGGAAGCCTGGCGCCGCCGGATCCGGGACACTCGCCATGAATGCCATCAATGTCATCGCGCCCTATCGCTATCTCGGCATGTGGGTCTTCGACGATCCCAAGGTGGGGCTGGTGCAGGAGCCCTTCGTCGGCGGCGCCGATCTCCTGATCGACCAGGCGGTCGCCGCGCTGCCGGACGCCGCAGCGGGCTTCATCATGGTTTTCTCGGGGGCGCCCTTTCCCGGCAGCCGTTTCCACCTGAAATGGCAGCGGGAGGACGGCTCGGGAAACATCTATCTTTCCTCCGAATTCGGCAGCGAGGGCTGGCTTTGTCCGGCCCTGCTGCGCTATTTCGAGCGCCCGCCGATGGACATTCACATCCAGGTCAAGGCCAGGGACGGCGCCACGGCCGCGGCATGAGTGCGTCGGGCCGTCGACGCACAGCCGGTAGCCGCAGACTTCCTCAAATCTTCTCGTTGCGGCGCATGCGGCTTTCGAGCCGGCGCACGAGCAGCGTCAGGCCGATGGTCATAACGAGATAGAGGAAGGCGACGACCGTATAGGTCTGGAAGAACAGGAAGGTCGAGGCCGTGAAGGTCTTGCCGTTCTGCGTGATGTCGGCGATGCCGAGCACGGAGACGAGCGAGGAATCCTTGAGCATCGAGACGAGGTCGTTGCCGAGCGGCGGCGTCATCGTCTTGAAGGCCTGCGGCAGCACGACGAGGCTCAGCGTCTTGAAGCGCGACAGGCCGAGGGCCTGCGCCGCCTCCCACTGCCCGATCGGCACCGAGAGGATGCCGCCGCGCACGATCTCGGCGATGAAGGCCGAATAGGCCAGCGTCAGCGCGAAGATCGCCCGCCATTCGAAGCTGAAGTCGCGGATGGTGATCGCCGG encodes the following:
- a CDS encoding nuclear transport factor 2 family protein; amino-acid sequence: MNTPTEIIRSFYDKLASGDARGALGLMAPDIEWITMWHYQVNGRGPERVAEDLFKPLMAEWSSFAFVPTEFITEGDTVVSLGEFTGVHAMTGKKADARYAHVWTVGDGKIARFRQYIDTRAVAEARRS
- a CDS encoding alpha/beta fold hydrolase, with amino-acid sequence MSVHFKTADVDGLEVFYREAGDPARPVVLLLHGFPSASHMFRDLIPQLADRYHVVAPDLPGFGMTEQPARDRFAYTFENIANVVGRFTEVLCLGKFALYVFDYGAPVGFRLAVKHPEWISAIVTQNGNTYLEGVSDAFAPVQAYWKAPTQANRDALRGFLTPQTTLFQYTHGVADPSLVSPDGRNLDDFYLARPGNDEIQLDLLLDYQSNVALYDTIQAYLRRHQPPVLAMWGKNDPFFIPPGAEAFKRDVPSAEIRFVESGHFALETHAHEIGAAMRAFLARHIG
- a CDS encoding DUF6717 family protein, with amino-acid sequence MNAINVIAPYRYLGMWVFDDPKVGLVQEPFVGGADLLIDQAVAALPDAAAGFIMVFSGAPFPGSRFHLKWQREDGSGNIYLSSEFGSEGWLCPALLRYFERPPMDIHIQVKARDGATAAA
- a CDS encoding LysR family transcriptional regulator; translation: MDRFEAMRTLVAAVDGGSLSAASRTLAVPLPTVSRRVSDLEAHLGSQLVVRTSRRLLLTEAGAAFVASSRRVLEELAEAERAASGEYRAPRGEVLVTAPIAFGVLNVAPVVHDFLAAYPEVTVRLVLSDGVIDLIENHIDVAVRIGRLPDSALLARRVGEVRWVVCASSDYLRRRGEPRALADLQGHDFIALEGLQRYRDWSFASEGTIHQLAVTPRFSVNTAEGVIGGAVAGLGIARVMSYQAAAGIRDGTLVPLLSDWAPPPFPVHLVHAAQQQQPLKLRAFLDFVAPRLQERLRIIAEQTPHANAVRRS
- a CDS encoding rhodanese-like domain-containing protein — translated: MPSAVAEFEAAPPEEVAAHYARRLAFETDCADVHGALRGAADDFVLLDVRGPKLYERGHVPGAINLPHGKMTASKMENWPQDTLFVVYCAGPHCNGTDRAALRLARLGRRVKVMIGGMTGWADEGFPLMVGPAAGSLAPPDPGHSP
- a CDS encoding peptide chain release factor 3, which translates into the protein MNDLSHASTSSPLAREVERRRTFAIISHPDAGKTTLTEKLLLFGGAIQLAGQVKAKADRRNTRSDWMSIERERGISVVTSVMTFEYQGLVFNLLDTPGHEDFSEDTYRTLTAVDSAVMVIDAAKGIEARTRKLFEVCRLRDIPIVTFINKMDREGRDPFDLLDEIEKTLALSTVPMTWPLGRGRDFAGTYDLQAGHVRLLDRDTAPIPVTAGDSAALAAAVPSIDADTAAEEIALVREACGEFDLAAFREGHMTPVFFGSAIKNFGVGDLLKGLGDYAPPPRDQAAATRMVAATEDNLSAFVFKIQANMDPNHRDRIAFVRLCSGKLTRGMKVKQVRTGKSMSLNAPQFFFAQDRALAEEAYAGDVVGIPNHGALRIGDTLTEREDIAFLGVPSFAPEILRRVRLPDAMKAKKLRDALQDLAEEGVVQVFRPRDGSPALVGVVGALQLDVLQNRLEAEYGLEIRFEPSEFALARWISAPTKQELESFVTSHSFSIAEDLDGDPVFMAKSAFDLRYQGERSPAIVFADIKDVKKPK
- a CDS encoding carboxymuconolactone decarboxylase family protein; this encodes MSRIPVPAVEHVSAESQALLAGVRSRLGAVPNMYRIIANSPAALEAFLGFCNALDKGGVDRLTRERVALAVAEANGSDYCLSAQTYRVRKAAILDDAEITANRNGASNDIKADAAVRFAARLARERGQVGEADVEAMKRAGYSDADIVEVIATVAINVFANIINEALKTDIDFPRISARRAA
- a CDS encoding ArsR/SmtB family transcription factor, which gives rise to MKQHPHPDVKEIHLIGVLAALGDPVRLNIVATLIREGEKGSTEFDCNIANSTLSHHIKQLREAGLVVHRKEGTRCFVALRPEIEEKFPGLLQSVLQFAE
- the ftrA gene encoding transcriptional regulator FtrA, producing the protein MPISVKIMPDTASTTGPLVAVLAYDGLCTFEFGVAYEVFGLPRPEMGPGWYGYVACAIEAGPLHAAGGLTVVVDAGLDRLAGADLIVAPGWRGIDAPVPPDLVAALRQAHASGARILSLCSGIAVLAAAGFLDGRRATTHWRYAEAIRARYPAIDLDPARLYVDEGDVLTAAGSAAGIDLCLHVVRRDFGPDAANSVARRLVVPPHREGGQAQFIERPMPRERAGTRLGPLIDWLRANLAAPHSIETIAARSGMSARTLQRRFEEATGLPPGEWLVAERVGLAREQLERNGGATVADIALACGFGTVETMRHHFRRRVGVSPAAYRARFAA
- a CDS encoding GPW/gp25 family protein gives rise to the protein MKDIDPTQPDAAIIEDIPAADEAIRVLLLTRPGEKESEPDYGFPILEVADGRSRSRSGFDRSEVIEAARDAILRCVPGITVQDIEPEMTTTNQVQAVDVGFEIIQSGKTGRVRVELPI
- a CDS encoding alkene reductase, giving the protein MPTLQDPIRIGALDLPNRIIMAPLTRTRASEGRVPNALMRDYYVQRASAGLIITEATSVTPMGVGYPDTPGIWSREQVEGWKAITRAVHDAGGRIALQLWHVGRISDPVYLGGALPVAPSAIAAAGHVSLIRPEKPYVTPRALDREELPGIVEAYRLGAANALEAGFDGVELHGANGYLLDQFLQDSTNRRTDDYGGSIENRARLMMEATDAVVSVWGADRVGMHLAPRGDSHSMGDSDAPALFTYVARELDARKLAFICTRESTDKPAISPLIRKAFGGAFIANEKFTLESAEQLVESGGADAVAFGKLFIANPDLPRRFAERAELNAWNAATFYAKGTEGYTDYPALTPETV